In the genome of Halapricum salinum, one region contains:
- a CDS encoding DUF7119 family protein, whose protein sequence is MPAEGPDDLPPADRESPVGQPVIRGDPRITGQQPDEAVRFDPDDPDSVAEAADTVRAFAENTAGDADNVYMLRGAAACAALVRGEGSYKAAAERAGGEATVAFIRKWSRVHDLPRSIRRHVARGEIAPTAAKHIARVAGESRFLLAWAALDHELTVRQVRSVASRVNEGDSVERALRDLTGETLGRLTLDLPPTTYLELRRQSSTEDTAPGEIVAEALQSVDDRS, encoded by the coding sequence ATGCCTGCTGAGGGGCCAGACGATCTGCCGCCGGCCGACCGCGAGTCACCAGTCGGACAGCCCGTGATCCGCGGTGATCCGCGCATCACCGGCCAGCAACCCGACGAGGCCGTCCGATTCGACCCCGACGATCCCGACAGCGTCGCCGAGGCCGCTGACACGGTGCGGGCGTTCGCCGAGAACACCGCCGGTGACGCAGACAACGTCTACATGCTCCGCGGGGCGGCCGCCTGTGCGGCGCTGGTTCGCGGCGAGGGATCGTACAAGGCGGCCGCCGAGCGCGCCGGCGGCGAGGCCACAGTCGCGTTCATCCGCAAGTGGTCGCGGGTGCACGACCTGCCGCGGTCGATTCGCCGGCACGTCGCCCGCGGTGAGATCGCTCCCACGGCGGCCAAACACATCGCTCGCGTCGCTGGCGAGTCACGATTCTTGCTCGCCTGGGCGGCGCTCGATCACGAGTTGACCGTCCGGCAGGTACGATCGGTCGCCAGCCGCGTCAACGAGGGCGACAGCGTCGAGCGCGCGCTCAGGGATCTCACCGGCGAGACGCTGGGTCGACTCACGCTCGATTTGCCGCCGACCACGTATCTAGAGTTACGACGGCAGTCGTCGACCGAGGACACGGCCCCCGGGGAGATCGTCGCCGAGGCCTTGCAGTCGGTCGACGACCGATCGTAA
- a CDS encoding nitrite/sulfite reductase: MPTKVEKWKDEVYGNEIRDHLMRFAEEGWDAIPDEEQDAWFERFKWWGLYHQRSGQESYFMMRIGTPNGVIEPGQLRVIGEVAKEYATGPADNPEFGDAYCDWTTRQSIQLHWIKLEDIPEIFDKLESAGLSTQQACGDSWRNIVGCPVAGKDKHEHVDSWDVAENLHNTFKGDDDHVNLPRKWKVAVAGCDEGCAQGDINDLAFEPAEKDGEIGFNVRVGGGLARKEPRFARDIDVWVPKEKTAEVAGGLSALFRDYGDRDDRFNARIKFLVDEWGPEKVRKTLQEEYVDFELPTAGEDMRDEYTYNTGTQDGHNDHVGVHEQNDGNYYVGLNVLVGRQGADDVLELADLAEEYGSGEVRLTQRQNIIVTDIPEENLDAFLEEDLLEDYSPDPSPFMRGSIACTGTEYCSLSIVETKNRQVRYARWLRDNVELPEDHEEFHIHLSGCTASCAQPQIADVSLRGMKTRKDGEPVEALDIGLGGGLGDEPRFADWVEMRVPADEVPGAIKNLLANFEAERSEDETFRDFVARHDEDELSEFIEPEETSYEDPYMHNTKQTWYPYAEGDDSMDASPAPTDGEGKPLKPADD; this comes from the coding sequence ATGCCAACGAAGGTCGAGAAATGGAAAGACGAGGTGTACGGCAACGAGATCCGTGATCACCTCATGCGGTTTGCCGAGGAGGGTTGGGACGCGATTCCGGACGAGGAGCAGGACGCGTGGTTCGAGCGCTTCAAGTGGTGGGGCCTGTATCACCAGCGCTCCGGGCAGGAATCGTACTTCATGATGCGCATCGGGACACCGAACGGTGTCATCGAGCCGGGGCAGCTCCGTGTTATCGGCGAGGTTGCAAAGGAGTACGCCACCGGGCCAGCCGACAACCCCGAGTTCGGCGACGCCTACTGTGACTGGACAACCCGACAGTCGATCCAGCTCCACTGGATCAAGCTGGAGGACATCCCGGAGATATTCGACAAGCTCGAATCCGCGGGACTGTCGACCCAGCAGGCCTGCGGTGACTCCTGGCGAAATATCGTCGGCTGTCCCGTCGCCGGCAAGGACAAACACGAGCACGTCGATTCGTGGGACGTCGCCGAGAACCTGCACAACACTTTCAAAGGCGACGACGACCACGTGAACCTCCCGCGAAAGTGGAAGGTTGCCGTCGCCGGCTGTGACGAGGGCTGTGCGCAGGGCGACATCAACGACCTGGCCTTCGAGCCCGCCGAGAAAGACGGTGAGATCGGCTTCAACGTCCGTGTCGGCGGTGGCCTCGCACGGAAAGAGCCGCGCTTCGCCCGGGATATCGACGTCTGGGTGCCCAAAGAGAAGACCGCCGAGGTCGCCGGCGGCCTCTCGGCGCTCTTCCGTGATTACGGCGACCGGGACGACCGCTTCAACGCCCGGATCAAGTTCCTCGTCGACGAGTGGGGCCCCGAGAAGGTTCGGAAAACCCTCCAGGAGGAGTACGTCGACTTCGAACTCCCGACCGCAGGCGAGGACATGCGTGACGAGTACACCTACAACACCGGGACGCAGGACGGCCACAACGACCACGTCGGCGTCCACGAGCAGAACGACGGCAACTACTACGTGGGCCTGAACGTCCTCGTCGGTCGGCAGGGTGCCGACGACGTGCTGGAACTGGCCGATCTCGCAGAGGAGTACGGTTCCGGTGAGGTCCGGCTGACCCAGCGTCAGAACATCATCGTCACGGACATCCCCGAGGAGAACCTCGATGCGTTCCTCGAAGAGGATCTGCTGGAGGACTACTCCCCGGACCCGAGTCCCTTCATGCGTGGTTCGATCGCCTGCACCGGGACGGAGTACTGCTCGCTGTCGATCGTCGAGACGAAGAATCGGCAGGTTCGCTACGCCCGCTGGCTGCGCGACAACGTCGAGCTTCCCGAGGACCACGAGGAGTTCCACATCCACCTCTCGGGCTGTACGGCCTCCTGCGCCCAGCCCCAGATCGCCGACGTCTCCCTGCGCGGCATGAAGACCCGCAAGGACGGCGAGCCGGTCGAAGCCCTCGACATCGGCCTGGGCGGCGGCCTCGGCGACGAGCCCCGGTTTGCGGACTGGGTCGAGATGCGCGTGCCCGCCGACGAGGTCCCCGGCGCGATCAAGAACCTGCTCGCGAACTTCGAGGCTGAGCGCTCCGAGGACGAGACCTTCCGTGACTTCGTCGCGCGTCACGACGAAGACGAGCTGTCGGAATTCATCGAGCCCGAGGAGACCAGCTACGAGGACCCGTACATGCACAACACCAAGCAGACGTGGTACCCCTACGCCGAAGGCGACGACTCCATGGACGCCTCGCCCGCGCCGACCGACGGCGAGGGCAAGCCGCTGAAGCCCGCCGACGACTAA
- the rpl18a gene encoding 50S ribosomal protein L18Ae has translation MSTFTVRGSFQARDGPQPFEKEIEAPNENVATEHTLAEFGSKHGLKRTQVEIDEVEA, from the coding sequence ATGAGCACGTTCACTGTTCGCGGCTCGTTCCAGGCGCGGGACGGCCCGCAGCCCTTCGAGAAGGAGATCGAAGCACCGAACGAAAACGTCGCGACCGAGCACACGCTCGCCGAGTTCGGCTCGAAGCACGGGCTGAAGCGTACACAGGTCGAAATCGACGAGGTGGAAGCATGA
- the pfdA gene encoding prefoldin subunit alpha, whose product MMGGGGGGGGGGQMQEIQQAMQALEEEKEELEGEVQDLQTEKAETDEAIEAIETLETGSTVQVPIGGGAYVRAEIEDIDEIIVGLGADYAAEQEQDDAIDTLETKKEAIDERIEGVQEEIAEIESESEQLEERAQQMQQQQMQQMMQQQQQAEEEGGDE is encoded by the coding sequence ATGATGGGCGGTGGCGGCGGTGGCGGTGGCGGCGGCCAGATGCAGGAGATCCAGCAGGCGATGCAGGCGCTCGAAGAGGAGAAAGAAGAACTCGAAGGCGAGGTTCAGGACCTCCAGACCGAGAAAGCCGAGACCGACGAGGCAATCGAGGCCATCGAGACGCTCGAGACCGGCTCGACCGTCCAGGTCCCGATCGGCGGCGGCGCGTACGTCCGCGCGGAGATCGAGGACATCGACGAGATCATCGTCGGGCTCGGGGCCGACTACGCGGCCGAGCAGGAGCAGGACGACGCCATCGACACCCTCGAGACGAAGAAGGAAGCCATAGACGAGCGCATCGAGGGCGTCCAGGAAGAGATCGCCGAGATCGAATCCGAGAGCGAGCAACTCGAAGAGCGCGCCCAGCAGATGCAACAGCAGCAGATGCAGCAGATGATGCAGCAGCAACAGCAGGCCGAAGAGGAAGGCGGCGACGAGTAG
- the ftsY gene encoding signal recognition particle-docking protein FtsY — MFDGLKEKLGRFSKDVEEDVDEEAVEEAEAEPTDAEAPQAAAADAGPQEEAAAESTADAEPGTDTKPAAATAESEGGTETATEEQAGEPVAESGPGAESVPAEAESVEASTSVEPDAESAAQADEESAEDADEDDDRGLAEKAKLFATGKTVIDEDDLQKHLDDLELALLQSDVEMGVAQEILDGVEQNLTGQTRRRLSSTGNLVRDALREALYDVISVGQFDFEERIAQADKPVVIIFTGVNGVGKTTSIAKLSHYLDQCGYSSVLANGDTYRAGANEQLQKHAENLDRKFISHEQGSDPTAVIYDAVEYAEANGVDVVLGDTAGRLHTNEGLMDQLEKIDRVIGPDMTLFVDEAVAGQDAVNRAREFDEAAEIDGSILTKADADPQGGAAISIAYVTGKPILFLGTGQDYPDLERFDPEAIVDQLLA; from the coding sequence ATGTTCGACGGACTGAAGGAGAAACTCGGCCGCTTCAGCAAGGACGTCGAGGAAGACGTCGACGAAGAGGCGGTCGAAGAAGCCGAGGCTGAACCCACCGACGCGGAAGCGCCGCAAGCCGCTGCTGCCGACGCCGGGCCACAGGAAGAGGCTGCCGCCGAGTCGACTGCCGACGCGGAGCCCGGTACGGATACGAAACCGGCCGCGGCGACTGCCGAATCGGAGGGCGGAACCGAGACTGCCACGGAAGAGCAGGCGGGCGAACCAGTGGCCGAATCTGGGCCCGGGGCCGAATCGGTCCCTGCCGAGGCGGAGTCGGTCGAAGCGTCCACGAGCGTCGAACCGGATGCGGAATCTGCCGCGCAAGCCGACGAAGAGTCAGCCGAGGACGCCGACGAAGACGATGATCGAGGTCTCGCAGAGAAGGCCAAACTGTTCGCGACCGGCAAGACCGTCATCGACGAGGACGACCTCCAGAAGCATCTGGACGACCTCGAACTCGCGTTACTGCAGAGCGACGTCGAGATGGGCGTCGCCCAGGAGATTCTCGACGGCGTCGAGCAAAATCTGACCGGCCAGACCCGGCGGCGACTCTCCTCAACGGGCAATCTCGTCCGGGACGCGCTTCGGGAAGCGCTGTACGACGTGATCAGCGTCGGACAGTTCGACTTCGAAGAGCGAATCGCACAGGCAGACAAGCCGGTCGTGATCATCTTTACCGGCGTCAACGGCGTCGGGAAGACGACCTCGATCGCGAAACTGTCACACTACCTCGACCAGTGCGGGTACTCCTCGGTGCTGGCAAACGGCGACACCTACCGCGCCGGGGCCAACGAGCAGTTGCAGAAACACGCCGAGAATCTCGACCGGAAGTTCATCTCCCACGAGCAGGGCAGCGACCCGACGGCGGTCATCTACGACGCCGTCGAGTACGCCGAGGCCAACGGCGTCGACGTCGTGTTGGGAGACACCGCAGGTCGACTGCACACCAACGAGGGCCTGATGGACCAGTTGGAGAAGATCGATCGCGTCATCGGCCCGGACATGACGCTATTCGTCGACGAAGCGGTAGCGGGCCAGGACGCCGTCAACCGCGCTCGGGAGTTCGACGAGGCCGCCGAGATCGACGGCTCGATCCTCACCAAGGCCGACGCCGATCCCCAGGGTGGGGCGGCGATCTCGATCGCCTACGTCACCGGCAAGCCGATCCTCTTTCTGGGGACCGGCCAGGACTACCCCGACCTCGAACGGTTCGACCCCGAGGCGATCGTCGACCAGTTGCTGGCATAA